A part of Bosea sp. (in: a-proteobacteria) genomic DNA contains:
- the trbL gene encoding P-type conjugative transfer protein TrbL: protein MNGTGVIERFLEVFTRYIDSGFGLLGGEVAFLAATLIVIDVTLAALFWAWGADDDIIARLIKKTLFVGVFAYIIGNWNFLAQIIFDSFSGLGLQASGSSITAQQLLQPGRVAQVGIEAGRPLLESISGLMGYISFFQNFIQIAILMFAWAIVLLSFFVLAIQLFVTLIEFKLTTLAGFVLVPFGLFGKTAFLAERVLGNVVASGVKVLVLAVIVGIGSTLFSEFTRGFNGAQPTIEDAMAIVLAALALLGLGIFGPGIANGLISGGPQLGAGAAVGTGLAAGGAVVAGGAAAAGAARLGAGAISGAARGGAYLAGGATVGGSVGVAQAAGSAVASPLRAAGRSLGDSYAAGRAAAMGGTSSASASSASDGPPAWAKRMKRAQSMSHGVSTVAHAVRSGDGGGSGTSIRVSEER, encoded by the coding sequence ATGAACGGCACCGGCGTCATCGAACGCTTTCTCGAGGTCTTCACCCGCTACATCGACTCAGGGTTCGGTCTGCTTGGCGGTGAGGTGGCTTTTCTGGCCGCGACCCTCATCGTCATCGACGTGACGCTGGCAGCGCTGTTCTGGGCCTGGGGCGCGGATGACGACATCATCGCGCGGCTCATCAAGAAGACGCTCTTTGTCGGCGTCTTCGCCTACATCATCGGCAACTGGAACTTCCTCGCGCAGATCATCTTCGATTCCTTCTCCGGTTTGGGCCTTCAGGCCTCGGGGTCGTCCATCACCGCGCAGCAATTGCTGCAGCCCGGCCGCGTCGCGCAGGTCGGCATCGAGGCCGGACGGCCGCTGCTCGAATCCATCTCCGGTCTGATGGGCTACATCTCCTTTTTCCAGAACTTCATCCAGATCGCGATCCTGATGTTCGCCTGGGCGATCGTCCTGCTCTCCTTCTTCGTGCTCGCGATCCAGCTCTTCGTCACGCTGATCGAGTTCAAGCTGACGACCCTTGCGGGCTTCGTGCTCGTGCCCTTTGGGCTCTTCGGCAAGACCGCCTTCCTCGCCGAGCGCGTGCTTGGCAATGTCGTGGCCTCGGGCGTCAAGGTGCTGGTGCTCGCCGTTATTGTCGGCATCGGCTCGACGCTGTTTTCCGAGTTCACGCGCGGCTTCAACGGGGCGCAACCGACGATCGAAGACGCCATGGCCATCGTGCTGGCCGCGCTCGCGCTGCTCGGCCTCGGCATCTTCGGGCCCGGCATCGCCAACGGTCTGATCTCTGGCGGCCCGCAGCTTGGGGCAGGCGCCGCTGTCGGAACCGGCCTCGCTGCAGGCGGCGCCGTGGTCGCAGGTGGAGCCGCGGCAGCCGGCGCAGCCCGACTTGGCGCCGGCGCCATCAGTGGCGCTGCGCGTGGCGGGGCCTATCTCGCCGGCGGAGCGACCGTCGGTGGCAGCGTCGGAGTTGCGCAGGCCGCCGGTTCTGCGGTCGCCAGCCCCTTGCGCGCTGCAGGACGCAGCCTGGGCGACAGCTATGCCGCCGGCCGTGCAGCCGCGATGGGCGGTACGTCATCGGCATCCGCGTCTTCTGCTTCAGACGGTCCGCCCGCCTGGGCGAAGCGGATGAAGCGAGCGCAGAGCATGAGCCATGGCGTCTCGACGGTCGCCCACGCGGTGCGCTCCGGCGACGGTGGCGGATCCGGCACATCCATTCGCGTATCGGAGGAGCGGTGA